In Acomys russatus chromosome 26, mAcoRus1.1, whole genome shotgun sequence, a genomic segment contains:
- the Txnl4b gene encoding thioredoxin-like protein 4B, with amino-acid sequence MSFLLPKLTSKKEVDQAIKSTAERVLVLRFGRDEDPVCLQLDDILSKTSADLSKMAAIYLVDVDHTPVYTQYFDISYIPSTVFFFNGQHMKVDYGSPDHTKFIGSFKTKQDFIDLIEVIYRGAMRGKLIVQSPIDPKNIPKYDLLYQDI; translated from the exons ATGAGCTTCCTCTTGCCCAAATTGACCAGCAAGAAAGAAGTGGACCAGGCGATCAAAAGCACCGCGGAGAGGGTGCTGGTTCTCAGGTTTGGGAGGGATGAAGACCCCGTCTGCCTGCAGCTGGATGATATT CTCTCGAAGACTTCGGCTGACTTAAGTAAAATGGCTGCTATTTACCTAGTCGATGTGGACCACACTCCAGTTTATACACAGTATTTTGACATCAGTTATATCCCCTCCACTGTATTTTTCTTCAATGGGCAGCACATGAAAGTGGATTATGG GTCTCCGGATCACACTAAATTCATAGGAAgcttcaaaaccaaacaagacttCATAGATTTGATTGAAGTCATCTACCGGGGAGCAATGAGGGGAAAACTTATTGTCCAGAGTCCTATTGATCCCAAGAACATCCCGAAATATGACCTCCTCTATCAGGACATTTAG
- the LOC127209065 gene encoding haptoglobin, producing the protein MRALGAVATLLLWGQLFAVGFHNDVMDMEDDICPKPPEIANGYVEHLVRYRCQPFYRLRTEGDGLYTLNSEKQWVNTIVGERLPECEAVCGKPKHPVDQVQRIIGGSMDAKGSFPWQAKMVSRHELTTGATLISDQWLLTTAKNLFLNHSENATAMDIAPTLKLYVGRKQLVEIEKVVLHPNRSVVDIGLIKLKQKVPVNERVMPICLPSKDFVAPGRMGYVSGWGRNANFEFTDRLKYVMLPVADQDSCVQHYEGSTVPEKVPKSPVGVQPILNEHTFCAGMTKYQEDTCYGDAGSAFAIHDMEEDTWYAAGILSFDKSCAVAEYGVYMKVTHILDWIREVMAKE; encoded by the exons ATGAG AGCCCTGGGAGCTGTTGCTACTCTCCTGCTCTGGGGACAGCTTTTTGCTGTGGGCTTCCACAATGATGTCATGGATATGGAAG ATGACATCTGCCCAAAGCCCCCGGAGATTGCAAATGGCTACGTGGAGCACTTGGTTCGCTATCGCTGCCAGCCATTTTACAGACTGCGGACTGAAGGAGATG GACTGTACACCTTAAACAGTGAGAAGCAGTGGGTGAACACGATTGTTGGAGAGAGACTCCCTGAATGTGAGGCAG TGTGCGGGAAGCCCAAGCATCCTGTGGATCAGGTGCAGCGCATCATTGGTGGTTCTATGGATGCCAAaggcagctttccttggcaggccAAGATGGTCTCCCGCCATGAACTCACCACGGGGGCCACACTGATCAGTGACCAGTGGCTGTTGACCACAGCCAAGAACCTTTTCCTGAATCACAGTGAGAATGCGACGGCCATGGACATTGCCCCTACCTTAAAACTCTATGTGGGGAGAAAGCAGCTGGTGGAGATTGAGAAGGTGGTTCTCCACCCCAACCGCTCTGTGGTGGACATTGGGCTAATCAAGCTCAAGCAGAAGGTGCCTGTCAACGAGAGAGTGATgcccatctgcctgccttccaaAGACTTTGTAGCACCAGGCCGCATGGGCTATGTGTCCGGCTGGGGGCGGAATGCCAACTTTGAATTTACTGACCGTCTCAAGTATGTCATGCTGCCTGTGGCTGACCAGGACAGCTGTGTGCAGCACTATGAGGGCAGCACAGTGCCTGAGAAGGTCCCCAAGAGTCCTGTTGGGGTACAGCCCATCTTGAATGAGCATACCTTCTGTGCTGGCATGACCAAGTACCAGGAAGACACTTGCTACGGTGATGCTGGCAGTGCCTTTGCCATTCACGACATGGAGGAGGATACTTGGTATGCAGCAGGGATCCTGAGCTTTGACAAGAGCTGTGCTGTAGCGGAGTATGGTGTGTACATGAAGGTGACTCACATCCTGGACTGGATTCGGGAAGTCATGGCCAAGGAGTAG